Genomic DNA from Candidatus Sulfurimonas marisnigri:
CTTGACGCCGAGTGCATTGACGTTAGTGAAGTGTCGGGCAAGTACGATGCTGTTGTGAGTATATTTGATGTTCTTAACTTTTTAGATAATGACGCTCTTATAAAGTTCTTAGATGCAATAGCTGAAAAACTAAATGATGATGGAATCTTTATTGCAGATATAAATACCCGTTACGGTTTTACTGATGTGGCTGAGGGAACTATGACTAATGACACAGATGAAGAGTTTCTAAGTGTAGATGCTCAGTTTGAAAATGATGAACTGTATACAAAATTTACCCTGTTTGAAAAAATAGAAGATGACATGTATAAAAAACATCAAGACACAATAGTTCAATATTTTCACAAAATAAAAACATTCCAAAATCTTTCCGCTTTAAAGCTTGTAGAGAAGCAAACTTTTTCTCTTTATGACACTGAGGATAAAACACTTCTTATTTTTAAGAAGAGATAATATATTAGTAAATTTTTATATTAAATCTTAGCCCAAACATCTCTGTAGTGGTTAAAAAATCAAGCTTAATATATTTGTTTTTATAGTAAAGCAGTGGTAAGATGATTATACTTGTATCATTACTGTTATCTTGACACTCAACTGACTTAAGAGCGCTAAAGCAGTAACCCTTTTGGTATCCTCCAATTAACTGTAATCCAAATGATTTATTTAACTCAAAAAGGTATCCAACTCCTGCAACATCAACTTCTTTGTCTCTTGAATTTGTAAAATGGTTATAAGTTAAGCTGTATTTATTGTCGGTTATATACTCTAAACCATAAGCATCATGCTTCTCATTAAACTTCTCTTCGCTACCATCTCTATCTATAAAGTGTGAAGAGAATATATAAGCAGTTACATATAGCTCATCTGCTTTTATAAAAGTAA
This window encodes:
- a CDS encoding class I SAM-dependent DNA methyltransferase, with amino-acid sequence MTTQMTNLDLYAKAEHLLGIEEATEALYDLYRSELDEYNVKTLLDVGCGRGGFMERMISDGVTCKGVDLSSIMVEECKLKDLDAECIDVSEVSGKYDAVVSIFDVLNFLDNDALIKFLDAIAEKLNDDGIFIADINTRYGFTDVAEGTMTNDTDEEFLSVDAQFENDELYTKFTLFEKIEDDMYKKHQDTIVQYFHKIKTFQNLSALKLVEKQTFSLYDTEDKTLLIFKKR